CAATAATATCAGAACCCTAACCACAGTCAATTGGAATCATGTTGCTATAACCATGATGGCAACAGGGATGGAAATTTTTACCTACATTTGCATCATTCAACGATTTCACGAAACAGCACATCCAGCAATGAACAACTGAGCTAACCGCaaatgctcaaaaaaaaaactgagctTAACCGCACCGCATCAACTTATCCAGATCGAAATTTCAACAAGGAAGCAAAACAGCACGTGTAGGAGATGCGAGAAGAAGCGGCGGGCACGGCGTGTATACCTGGTGCTTGGTGAGGCGCCTGCGGATGGCGCGGGTCTTCTTGGGGCGGAGGTCGAGCGGGAgcagcttcttgttcttgtacgcctcccgcagcgccgcctTCTGCTTCTGCGAGATCACGGTGAGCACGCGCGCGATGGAGGTGCGCACCACCTTGCTGCAAGAGAAAAAGAAGCCGCGGATCCACGCCTCGGTTTCAGTTCGCCGCGAGCCCGGGGAAATCGAAACAATGAAGAGGGAGGAGGGTTCACGGAGCAATCAAGCACGCACATCTTGGAGAGCTTGTTGGGGGCGCCGCCGGTGACCTTGGCAACGCGGAGGAGGGAGAGCTCCGACTTGAACTCCTTGAGCTGTGCCTGCAGCTCCGCCTTGTTCTTCGCCCGCAGCTCTGGCACCTTGATCCGGGCTGCCATCGGTAGAACGAAAAGGTCAGATCCTGCAAGGAAAACGCGACCAGGGACGCCGGCGAGCGTGGCGAAGGGGCTTACCCATGGCGATTAGCGAGCCGGGcttccagcggcggcggggggtgaGGGGATGAAAAATGGGGGGCGAAGCaggaagggaggcggcggcttgcggcttATATATGTAGGTGCTAAAACCCCGTGGGAGCGAGGAAACCCTAGACCTGTTGGGTGGGCTCTTGGGCCCATACAAATGGGCCTTTTTTGAAATTAAATGGGCCGTTACTAATATGCAAAGGCCTCCACAAAATATTTAGTTTATCAAAGACGACCTTTTTCTTTCCTCCATACACTGATTTAGGCACAATGACAAATGTGTCGCCGATTAATCAGTCAA
This sequence is a window from Panicum virgatum strain AP13 chromosome 7K, P.virgatum_v5, whole genome shotgun sequence. Protein-coding genes within it:
- the LOC120640674 gene encoding 60S ribosomal protein L35-2-like: MARIKVPELRAKNKAELQAQLKEFKSELSLLRVAKVTGGAPNKLSKIKVVRTSIARVLTVISQKQKAALREAYKNKKLLPLDLRPKKTRAIRRRLTKHQLSLKTEREKKREKYFPMRKYAIKA